The following proteins come from a genomic window of Corynebacterium falsenii:
- a CDS encoding ABC transporter substrate-binding protein → MNKAKAAVATLGALVLGAGVVACSSEENAEQAMPKEFGYILPEEIVTTNAGTALGVATDAVKLSARLYPGAFIAGPDQQLLPNPDLVTATRSPQDTKQVDYVINDKATYSDGKPVVCDDFLLTQTASAHTDLFGADMPLFSQVQSIDCTAGSKTFSVHFNNGFGDRYRELFSAGTVLPSHTVGEKAEIPDVVAAIRSGNTTQLAALGEAWQKTFTTAETDPSTVPTSGPYRISARGEEGDLVFDTNPEWKGVKPAQSPIHVWPNTVDIKKLVENNQVAVADLDLDEKPTELGLTEPDYVTTTLDSSRVDTLRVAPAGPLSTPAQRHAFNGCVDRNAIAEALKKFSGANVHPTGLRVVQPTHPLASQLQDINDTNSKVDIEGFKGLLQGATVRIGYLEATARYKIIVDSIAESCRAAGVTVEGVPVTPENFGSLGVDYDMMLDTRSSFGRNSTTNANVGSQLKDIRAAEAQLATEAITIPLVTEPRTIAVEEHVHNVIDNAGDGGVSWNMDRWDEQAATIHEDQPSQQPSDSPTQPSSPPPGAGNPA, encoded by the coding sequence GTGAACAAGGCGAAAGCAGCGGTAGCAACCCTGGGTGCACTCGTATTGGGGGCGGGAGTTGTGGCCTGCTCCAGCGAGGAGAACGCAGAGCAGGCGATGCCGAAAGAGTTTGGCTACATCCTCCCCGAGGAGATCGTGACAACGAACGCGGGAACCGCGCTGGGGGTTGCGACGGACGCAGTGAAGCTGTCAGCGCGACTCTACCCGGGAGCGTTTATCGCAGGCCCCGACCAGCAACTGCTTCCCAACCCGGATCTCGTGACCGCCACGCGATCACCACAGGACACCAAGCAGGTCGATTACGTCATCAATGACAAGGCCACCTACTCGGATGGCAAGCCTGTGGTGTGCGACGACTTTTTGCTCACCCAGACGGCGAGTGCGCACACCGATCTATTCGGCGCGGACATGCCGCTGTTCTCGCAAGTACAAAGCATTGACTGCACCGCGGGCTCCAAGACCTTCTCGGTGCACTTCAACAACGGCTTTGGCGATCGATACCGGGAGTTGTTTTCGGCAGGTACCGTTCTTCCCTCGCACACAGTAGGCGAAAAGGCCGAGATCCCCGACGTTGTTGCCGCGATTCGCAGTGGGAACACAACCCAGCTGGCGGCACTCGGCGAGGCGTGGCAGAAGACGTTCACAACGGCAGAGACTGATCCCTCGACGGTGCCCACCAGCGGGCCATACCGGATCTCCGCCCGCGGTGAGGAGGGAGATCTTGTCTTCGACACCAATCCAGAATGGAAAGGTGTGAAGCCTGCCCAATCACCGATCCACGTGTGGCCAAACACTGTGGACATCAAGAAGCTCGTGGAGAACAACCAGGTTGCCGTGGCTGACCTGGACCTGGACGAGAAGCCCACTGAGCTTGGACTGACCGAACCGGATTACGTGACCACCACTCTGGATTCCTCGCGAGTGGATACTCTGCGCGTGGCCCCTGCCGGGCCGCTTTCCACGCCAGCTCAGCGGCATGCCTTCAACGGTTGCGTGGATCGCAATGCCATTGCCGAGGCCCTAAAGAAGTTCTCCGGCGCCAATGTGCATCCCACCGGCCTGCGCGTGGTGCAGCCGACCCACCCGCTCGCCTCGCAGCTGCAGGACATCAACGACACCAACTCCAAGGTGGACATTGAAGGGTTCAAAGGCTTGCTGCAAGGCGCCACGGTTCGAATTGGCTACTTGGAGGCTACGGCTCGCTACAAGATCATCGTCGACAGCATCGCTGAATCCTGTCGCGCAGCTGGCGTGACGGTGGAGGGCGTGCCGGTGACTCCAGAGAACTTCGGCAGCTTGGGCGTGGACTACGACATGATGCTGGACACCCGTAGTTCCTTCGGCCGCAACTCCACGACCAACGCCAACGTTGGTTCTCAGCTCAAGGACATCCGTGCTGCCGAGGCCCAGCTGGCCACCGAGGCCATCACCATTCCACTGGTGACCGAGCCCCGCACCATCGCCGTGGAGGAGCACGTCCACAATGTCATCGACAATGCCGGTGACGGTGGAGTCAGCTGGAACATGGATAGGTGGGACGAACAGGCTGCCACGATCCACGAGGACCAACCGAGCCAGCAGCCGTCCGACTCGCCGACCCAGCCCTCCTCGCCGCCCCCAGGTGCTGGCAATCCTGCCTAG
- the secF gene encoding protein translocase subunit SecF — protein sequence MSANTANTANTANTSSTAGSEAAQPKEGFWAKVYNGDGDFKIVQNRKRWYTVLIGVLVVCLAAILIRGFSLGIDFEGGTKISMPPSNGATTSSVAETFQEATGVEPQATQTVGSGDAKSIEITSSRLNEQQIQEARAALYKAYKPTNGAGEVTPDAISDSTVSESWGSTITQRMLLALGVFLVVVFAYIAIRLERDMALAAIACLAIDLTVVAGIYALVGFQVSPATVIGLLTILAYSLYDTVVVFDKIQENTAGLFNSTRATYEEQTNLAVNQTIMRSINTSLFSAVPIASLLIVAVWIMGVGTLKDLALVQFIGVIAGTFSSIFFASPFLVSLKTRRRKYRDHEQRVMRARQLAEDEEHDAEAASDHTETVTPASSSGDAATVASDKKKSVASPNSAVPQAPQHDEPGHGVAGQSWRPGM from the coding sequence ATGAGCGCCAACACCGCGAATACCGCGAATACCGCGAACACATCCAGCACCGCCGGTTCAGAGGCAGCGCAGCCCAAGGAAGGCTTCTGGGCCAAGGTCTACAACGGCGATGGCGATTTCAAGATCGTCCAAAACCGCAAGCGATGGTACACCGTCCTCATCGGCGTGCTCGTCGTGTGCCTCGCTGCCATCCTCATCCGCGGCTTCTCCCTCGGCATCGACTTCGAGGGCGGCACGAAGATCTCCATGCCGCCGTCCAACGGTGCTACGACCTCCAGCGTCGCCGAGACCTTCCAGGAAGCCACGGGAGTGGAACCCCAGGCCACGCAGACGGTCGGCTCCGGCGATGCAAAGAGCATCGAGATCACCTCGTCGCGCCTCAACGAGCAGCAGATCCAGGAAGCCCGCGCCGCCCTTTACAAGGCATACAAACCGACCAACGGCGCAGGCGAAGTCACTCCGGACGCGATTAGTGACTCCACCGTCTCCGAGTCGTGGGGTAGCACCATCACCCAGCGGATGCTGCTAGCACTCGGCGTCTTCCTCGTCGTCGTGTTCGCCTACATTGCCATCCGGCTGGAACGCGACATGGCACTGGCAGCCATCGCCTGTCTGGCAATCGACCTCACTGTCGTGGCTGGCATTTACGCCCTCGTCGGATTCCAGGTCTCCCCGGCAACGGTCATCGGCCTGCTGACGATCCTCGCGTATTCGCTCTACGACACCGTGGTTGTTTTCGATAAGATCCAAGAGAACACGGCAGGGTTGTTCAATTCGACCCGAGCCACCTACGAGGAACAAACGAACCTCGCCGTCAACCAGACGATCATGCGCTCCATCAACACCTCGCTGTTCTCGGCTGTGCCGATCGCGTCGCTGCTCATCGTCGCGGTCTGGATCATGGGCGTGGGCACGCTCAAGGACCTCGCCCTGGTGCAGTTCATCGGCGTGATCGCCGGTACCTTCAGCTCTATCTTCTTCGCGTCTCCCTTCCTGGTCTCGCTCAAGACCCGGCGCAGGAAGTACCGCGATCACGAGCAGCGCGTCATGCGTGCCCGCCAGCTCGCTGAAGACGAAGAGCACGACGCCGAGGCCGCCTCCGACCACACAGAGACCGTCACTCCCGCTTCGTCGAGTGGCGACGCCGCCACGGTGGCGTCGGACAAAAAGAAATCGGTGGCCAGCCCCAACTCCGCCGTGCCGCAGGCTCCGCAGCACGATGAGCCGGGTCATGGTGTTGCTGGACAGTCGTGGCGCCCGGGTATGTGA
- the secD gene encoding protein translocase subunit SecD has translation MAQKSRRAGQAGQFAWPKRALALFFVIFLVVLGLIMFTGNKSFAPRLGIDLQGGTRVTLVPQGQEPTKDQLNQARDILERRVNGMGVTGASVVIDGNDLVITVPGEDAAQARAIGRTSQLLFRPVLGPSPTTDAFPKVAEDMANQWVKAGIISPQDANDRLKKVAEALPQMGIKDPPKELTVTATAPAKPKDSIEEQARRDEQVKILKADRQSDNPDKQFAAATLLNCGSPDPLAGADDPAKPLVACSEQGPMVLGPAPLLVGQQDKPGGQRLTGEMIDTDSPITGGLDPNNQQMSITFRFKTGEATPGGETWFKFGQEMMNRQVAITLDSEVISAPRIQSPTPPGETTQITGNFTDQQAKDLANNLRYGALPLSFVGENGETGGTATTISPTLGAASLKAGVIAGIVGLVLVSLYALAYYRGLGFVAIFSLIAAFSLVYGSIVLLGRWIGYSLDLAGIAGLIIGLGTTADSFVIYFERIKDEIRNGFSFRSAVPRAWKRARSTIVTGNIVSLIAAVILYFLAVGDVKGFAFTLGLTTFFDLVVAFLVSAPLVILLSRRKGFANPKINGLGSAFRAADRAYGKNQRAVSAGATHATEATDATDSTHPAASGEEKN, from the coding sequence GTGGCACAAAAGAGTAGACGCGCAGGTCAAGCAGGACAGTTTGCCTGGCCCAAGCGCGCACTTGCCCTATTTTTCGTCATCTTCCTTGTCGTCCTTGGACTCATCATGTTCACGGGCAATAAGTCTTTCGCACCCCGGCTTGGTATCGACCTGCAGGGCGGTACCCGAGTAACCCTCGTCCCACAGGGACAGGAACCCACCAAGGACCAGCTGAACCAGGCTCGCGACATCCTGGAGCGCCGAGTGAACGGCATGGGTGTCACCGGTGCCTCGGTGGTCATCGACGGCAACGACCTGGTCATCACGGTTCCCGGCGAGGATGCCGCGCAGGCTCGGGCCATTGGCCGTACCTCGCAGCTGTTGTTCCGCCCCGTTCTTGGGCCGAGCCCCACGACGGACGCCTTCCCGAAGGTGGCCGAGGACATGGCCAATCAGTGGGTCAAGGCGGGAATCATCAGCCCCCAGGATGCCAACGATCGTCTCAAGAAAGTCGCCGAGGCACTGCCGCAGATGGGTATCAAGGATCCGCCCAAGGAACTGACCGTCACCGCTACCGCACCCGCCAAGCCCAAGGACTCCATTGAGGAGCAGGCCCGCCGCGATGAGCAGGTCAAGATCCTCAAGGCGGATCGCCAGAGCGATAACCCGGATAAGCAGTTCGCCGCAGCCACGCTTCTCAATTGCGGAAGCCCCGACCCGCTGGCTGGTGCAGATGACCCAGCGAAGCCACTTGTGGCGTGCTCCGAGCAGGGGCCCATGGTGTTGGGTCCCGCTCCGCTGCTGGTGGGGCAGCAGGACAAGCCGGGCGGCCAGCGCCTCACCGGCGAAATGATCGACACCGATTCGCCCATCACTGGCGGACTTGATCCTAACAATCAGCAAATGTCCATCACCTTCCGCTTTAAGACCGGTGAAGCCACCCCCGGTGGCGAAACCTGGTTCAAGTTCGGACAGGAGATGATGAACCGCCAGGTGGCGATCACCCTGGACTCCGAGGTGATCTCCGCACCCCGCATCCAAAGCCCCACGCCTCCGGGTGAGACCACCCAGATCACGGGCAACTTCACCGACCAGCAGGCCAAGGATCTCGCCAACAATCTGCGCTACGGTGCGCTGCCGTTGAGCTTCGTTGGCGAAAACGGTGAAACCGGTGGAACCGCCACGACGATTTCGCCGACCCTCGGCGCTGCGTCGCTGAAGGCCGGTGTGATTGCCGGCATTGTCGGCCTGGTTCTCGTCTCCCTGTACGCGCTGGCGTACTACCGCGGGCTTGGCTTCGTGGCGATCTTCTCGCTCATCGCGGCCTTCAGCTTGGTGTACGGTTCGATTGTCCTGCTGGGGCGGTGGATCGGTTACTCCCTGGATCTCGCCGGTATCGCTGGCCTCATCATCGGCCTGGGCACCACCGCAGACTCGTTCGTCATCTACTTCGAACGCATCAAGGATGAAATTCGGAACGGCTTCAGCTTCCGATCGGCCGTGCCGCGGGCGTGGAAGCGTGCCCGCTCCACCATCGTCACCGGTAACATCGTGTCGCTCATCGCCGCAGTGATTCTGTACTTCCTCGCTGTGGGCGACGTGAAGGGATTTGCCTTCACCCTGGGACTGACGACCTTCTTCGACCTGGTCGTTGCCTTCCTCGTGTCCGCTCCGCTGGTGATCTTGCTGTCTCGACGCAAGGGCTTCGCTAACCCGAAGATCAACGGCCTCGGTTCCGCCTTCCGCGCGGCAGACCGCGCCTATGGCAAGAATCAGCGTGCCGTCAGTGCGGGCGCTACACATGCCACCGAAGCCACGGACGCCACGGATTCCACGCACCCCGCCGCTTCCGGGGAGGAGAAGAACTAA
- the yajC gene encoding preprotein translocase subunit YajC, whose translation MEIIFVLLIILVFVGLPLFQMRKQNQRMRQLREFQDSVQPGMVVKTTSGVHGRVANVGETTVDLEVARGIVTTWDKAAIFETVDAVDAGSAQAETLQRGQNESAADQSAPKNPFDDEHPFNEGETKSQ comes from the coding sequence ATGGAAATTATCTTTGTTCTCCTGATCATCCTTGTGTTCGTTGGTCTGCCGCTGTTCCAGATGCGTAAGCAGAACCAGCGGATGCGCCAACTGCGCGAGTTCCAGGACTCCGTCCAACCTGGCATGGTCGTGAAGACCACCTCCGGTGTGCACGGCCGCGTAGCCAACGTGGGCGAGACTACCGTGGATCTGGAAGTTGCCCGAGGCATCGTCACCACCTGGGACAAGGCTGCGATCTTCGAAACCGTCGATGCGGTAGACGCTGGCTCTGCCCAGGCTGAGACCCTCCAGCGTGGACAGAACGAAAGCGCTGCAGATCAGTCCGCGCCGAAGAATCCCTTCGACGACGAGCACCCCTTCAACGAGGGCGAAACCAAGTCTCAGTAG
- the ruvB gene encoding Holliday junction branch migration DNA helicase RuvB, translating to MSDVERTEFEIPQSPAVNADLSSTPLPGDQDVETSLRPKSLTEFIGQPKVRQQLDLVLGGARSRGVAPDHVLLAGPPGLGKTTMAMIIAQELGTSLRMTSGPALERAGDLAAMLSNLMEGEVLFIDEIHRMARPAEEMLYMAMEDFRIDVIVGKGPGATSIPIDIAPFTLVGATTRAGMLTGPLRDRFGFTAQMEFYDVEDLTKVVTRAAGILSVDITHDAAVEVASRSRGTPRIANRLLRRVRDFADVNADGRITLDVARAALVVFDVDEAGLDRLDRAVLGALVKGHGGGPVGVNTLALAVGEEPSTVEEVCEPYLVRAGMISRTPRGRVATAAAWRHLGLEPPEGTIGN from the coding sequence ATGTCCGATGTTGAGCGCACAGAGTTCGAGATCCCGCAGAGCCCTGCGGTCAATGCGGATCTGAGCTCCACCCCGCTGCCGGGGGATCAGGACGTTGAGACGTCACTGCGACCAAAGTCGCTGACGGAGTTCATCGGTCAGCCCAAGGTGCGCCAGCAACTCGATTTGGTGCTGGGTGGTGCGCGTTCTCGTGGCGTCGCCCCCGACCATGTGCTGCTCGCCGGGCCTCCCGGTTTGGGCAAGACGACGATGGCAATGATCATCGCACAAGAACTGGGCACGTCGTTGCGCATGACGTCCGGCCCGGCGCTGGAGCGCGCGGGCGACCTCGCCGCGATGCTCTCCAACCTCATGGAAGGGGAGGTGCTGTTCATCGACGAGATCCACCGCATGGCTCGGCCTGCGGAGGAGATGCTGTACATGGCGATGGAGGACTTCCGCATCGACGTGATTGTGGGCAAGGGGCCGGGCGCCACCTCCATCCCGATCGACATTGCACCGTTCACTCTGGTGGGCGCTACGACGCGCGCTGGCATGCTCACCGGACCGCTGCGCGACCGATTCGGCTTTACCGCGCAGATGGAGTTCTACGACGTTGAGGACCTCACAAAAGTGGTCACCCGCGCGGCGGGAATTCTGTCCGTCGATATCACCCACGACGCAGCAGTGGAGGTCGCCTCTCGGTCGCGCGGCACACCCCGCATCGCCAACCGGCTGCTGCGGCGCGTGCGCGACTTCGCAGACGTTAATGCTGATGGTCGCATTACGCTCGATGTAGCGCGGGCTGCACTCGTGGTGTTCGACGTCGACGAGGCCGGACTGGACCGGCTCGACCGCGCCGTCCTGGGAGCGCTGGTTAAGGGACATGGGGGAGGGCCGGTAGGTGTGAACACCCTCGCCCTCGCGGTCGGTGAGGAGCCGTCCACGGTCGAGGAAGTCTGCGAGCCGTACCTGGTGCGTGCCGGGATGATCTCGCGGACACCGCGTGGACGGGTGGCCACGGCAGCGGCGTGGCGGCATCTCGGTCTGGAACCACCCGAGGGGACGATCGGAAACTGA
- the ruvA gene encoding Holliday junction branch migration protein RuvA — translation MISSLRGTVIDKGPDYVDIECAGVGYHCLGTAETIAGLPRGEEAFVYTTLVVREDSHTLYAFARPEERSTFAVLQTVSGVGARVALAIMSVLTPEALYAAVSSGDSKALQKAPGVGKRLAERMAVDLKGKVPEVPTGSTGNEPEAGAAQLQLPNTDVQDQVAEALMGLGFPETKATRAVQAVLQQWPENRAAESSSLLRATLNYLGGQR, via the coding sequence ATGATTAGCTCGCTGCGAGGCACAGTCATTGATAAAGGCCCCGACTACGTTGACATTGAATGCGCCGGCGTGGGGTACCACTGCCTGGGCACCGCCGAGACCATCGCCGGGCTGCCCCGTGGCGAGGAAGCATTTGTCTACACCACACTTGTTGTGCGAGAAGACTCCCATACTCTGTATGCGTTTGCGCGCCCCGAGGAGCGCTCCACATTCGCCGTGCTGCAGACAGTGTCCGGGGTGGGTGCCCGCGTGGCTTTGGCGATCATGTCTGTGCTCACCCCCGAGGCGCTCTACGCTGCGGTGAGCTCCGGTGACTCCAAAGCCCTGCAGAAGGCACCCGGTGTGGGCAAGCGCTTGGCCGAGCGCATGGCCGTGGATCTCAAGGGAAAGGTGCCCGAGGTTCCGACCGGTTCGACGGGAAACGAGCCCGAGGCGGGAGCCGCTCAACTACAGCTGCCGAATACTGATGTGCAAGACCAAGTCGCGGAAGCGCTCATGGGGCTCGGCTTTCCAGAGACCAAGGCCACCCGTGCGGTGCAGGCGGTACTACAGCAGTGGCCGGAGAACCGCGCCGCAGAATCGTCATCGTTGCTGCGGGCGACCCTCAACTATCTCGGGGGGCAACGGTAA
- the ruvC gene encoding crossover junction endodeoxyribonuclease RuvC — translation MTHREQRDCSDQRTTGPRSLEGLRVMGIDPGLTRCGLSVVQAGRGRSVIPVAVGVARTPADEDLPKRLLRLSNAVEEWMDDYQPQVVALERVFERSNVSTVMNTAHASGVLMLAAARRGIDVHMYTPSEVKKSISGNGRADKPQMTKMITRILGLSEAPKPADAADALALAVCHCWRAPMNQLVKGQR, via the coding sequence ATGACGCACCGGGAACAACGAGACTGCAGTGACCAGCGGACTACCGGGCCTCGATCATTGGAGGGGCTGCGGGTGATGGGAATCGACCCCGGCCTAACCCGATGCGGCCTGTCCGTGGTTCAGGCCGGTCGAGGGCGATCCGTGATCCCCGTGGCGGTGGGGGTGGCCCGCACCCCAGCGGACGAAGACTTGCCCAAGCGGTTGCTGCGACTATCCAATGCCGTTGAGGAATGGATGGATGACTATCAGCCGCAGGTTGTTGCTCTGGAGCGCGTTTTCGAACGATCCAATGTGTCAACCGTCATGAACACGGCTCACGCATCCGGTGTGCTCATGCTGGCCGCGGCCCGCCGAGGCATCGACGTGCACATGTACACCCCGAGTGAAGTCAAGAAGTCCATTAGCGGGAATGGTCGCGCAGATAAGCCACAGATGACGAAGATGATCACCAGGATCCTGGGATTGTCTGAGGCACCCAAGCCCGCAGACGCAGCCGACGCACTCGCCCTAGCCGTGTGTCACTGCTGGAGGGCACCGATGAACCAACTTGTGAAAGGACAACGATGA
- a CDS encoding DUF3817 domain-containing protein: protein MTPRTLYSRIALAEMITWALLIGSMVLKYTNVTDVATRIAGGIHGFTFLCFCVITVMLWVNNKWPAGRGVLGLLSSIIPFATLPFEKSTEATGLLRGPWRFYGPAAETPKTFPERVLSLIVNRPVLAAIIVIVGVTVVFLILLSLGNPVEWFKN, encoded by the coding sequence ATGACTCCCCGCACCCTGTATTCCCGCATCGCGCTCGCTGAGATGATCACCTGGGCCCTGCTGATCGGTTCGATGGTCCTCAAATACACCAATGTCACCGATGTGGCGACCCGCATTGCGGGCGGTATTCACGGCTTCACGTTCCTGTGCTTCTGCGTGATCACGGTCATGCTCTGGGTCAATAACAAGTGGCCTGCGGGTCGGGGCGTGCTCGGGCTGCTCAGCTCCATCATTCCCTTTGCCACGTTGCCATTCGAAAAGTCCACCGAGGCAACCGGCCTATTGCGTGGACCGTGGCGATTCTATGGCCCGGCAGCCGAGACTCCTAAGACTTTCCCAGAGCGTGTACTTTCCCTCATCGTCAACCGCCCGGTCCTCGCAGCCATCATTGTCATCGTCGGCGTGACCGTTGTCTTCCTCATCTTGCTGTCCCTCGGCAACCCCGTGGAATGGTTCAAGAACTAG
- a CDS encoding YebC/PmpR family DNA-binding transcriptional regulator, whose translation MSGHSKWATTKHKKAANDAKRGKEFAKLVKNIEVAARTGGGDPTANPTLQDAITKAKKSSVPNDNIERARKRGSGEEAGGADWETIMYEGYGAGGVAMLIECLTDNRNRAATDVRTAMNKNGGNMADAGSVAYMFTRKGVAIVDKGDLTEDDLLMAVLDAGAEEVNDLGEKFEVVCGSSDMNAVRDALKEAEIDYDSIEPDFRASMEVPADVTTAKKVFNLIDALEESDDVQNVFTNMDVSDEVMAQLDS comes from the coding sequence ATGTCCGGCCACTCTAAATGGGCAACTACCAAGCACAAGAAGGCTGCCAACGATGCCAAGCGCGGCAAGGAATTCGCCAAGCTTGTGAAGAACATCGAGGTCGCAGCCCGCACCGGTGGTGGTGACCCCACCGCGAACCCCACGCTGCAGGATGCGATCACCAAGGCCAAGAAGTCGTCCGTTCCCAACGACAACATCGAGCGCGCCCGCAAGCGTGGCTCCGGCGAAGAAGCCGGCGGTGCTGACTGGGAAACCATCATGTACGAAGGCTACGGTGCCGGTGGCGTGGCCATGCTCATCGAGTGCCTGACTGATAACCGCAATCGCGCTGCAACCGACGTGCGTACCGCGATGAACAAGAACGGCGGCAACATGGCGGATGCCGGTTCCGTGGCGTACATGTTCACCCGCAAGGGCGTGGCCATCGTGGACAAGGGCGACCTCACCGAGGACGACCTGCTCATGGCAGTGCTCGACGCGGGTGCGGAGGAAGTCAACGACCTTGGTGAGAAGTTCGAAGTCGTGTGCGGTTCTTCCGATATGAACGCGGTGCGCGATGCACTCAAGGAAGCCGAAATCGACTACGACTCGATCGAGCCCGATTTCCGTGCCTCCATGGAGGTGCCGGCGGACGTGACCACCGCCAAGAAGGTGTTTAACCTCATTGACGCACTGGAGGAATCCGACGACGTGCAGAACGTCTTCACCAACATGGATGTCTCCGACGAGGTCATGGCGCAGCTGGATAGCTAG
- the pdxT gene encoding pyridoxal 5'-phosphate synthase glutaminase subunit PdxT codes for MADTQQSTQPLVIGVMAVQGGFAEHCATIERLGHEARVVRRPQHLEGLDGLILPGGESTTMSKLLEIGGMLDPLREAISGGLPTFGTCAGLIMLATEVLDTRPDAKSLAVLDVAVRRNAFGRQVDSFETTLPFGDIDTPVDAVFIRAPRVERVGDGVEVVSQLPDDTIVAVRQGHVLGCSFHPELTEDDRVHEYFLRMIDNR; via the coding sequence ATGGCTGACACTCAACAGTCCACCCAGCCCCTCGTCATCGGTGTGATGGCCGTGCAGGGCGGGTTCGCGGAGCACTGCGCCACCATCGAACGGCTCGGGCACGAGGCCCGGGTGGTGCGCCGCCCGCAACACCTTGAGGGCCTCGACGGCCTCATCCTCCCCGGCGGCGAATCCACCACCATGTCCAAGCTCCTGGAAATCGGCGGAATGCTCGATCCGCTGCGCGAGGCCATCTCCGGTGGGCTGCCCACATTTGGAACGTGCGCGGGGCTCATTATGCTGGCCACGGAGGTGCTGGACACCCGCCCGGACGCGAAAAGCTTGGCGGTCCTTGACGTTGCGGTGCGCAGGAACGCGTTTGGGCGTCAAGTAGATTCTTTCGAAACGACCCTGCCATTCGGCGACATCGACACGCCCGTCGATGCGGTGTTCATCCGCGCGCCGCGGGTCGAGAGGGTCGGCGATGGGGTAGAGGTCGTCTCCCAATTGCCCGATGACACGATCGTGGCGGTGCGGCAAGGCCACGTGCTCGGCTGCAGCTTCCACCCGGAGCTCACCGAGGACGATCGCGTGCACGAATATTTTCTGCGCATGATAGACAACCGCTAA
- a CDS encoding acyl-CoA thioesterase, whose translation MVEGNSGAKLRILDVLDLEHIDRDIFRGREIPSQLARTYGGQVAAQTLVAATKTVGPEFMVHSLHGYFVAPGNPDIPTVFLVDRVRDGRSFVSRSVKAVQNGKAIFVMQASFHIRDDVGPEHSDLIREVPPPEDVAPAGRDATPVFHAFEEEWADWDVRIVPPDQYEHNKYTASQQVVWFRTKHRLPDDEMLHVCTLAYMSDMTLLSSALVPHRDQKVQEASLDHAMWFLRPFRADEWLLYDQISPSAHAGRSLTHGRIFNQSGDLVAVVTQEGLTRTLRDGAQNIPLKDRQLGQKK comes from the coding sequence ATGGTGGAAGGCAACTCCGGCGCCAAGCTCAGGATCCTCGACGTCCTCGACCTCGAGCACATCGACCGCGACATCTTCCGCGGTCGCGAGATCCCCTCGCAGCTGGCCCGCACCTACGGCGGACAGGTCGCCGCGCAAACGCTGGTGGCCGCGACCAAGACGGTGGGCCCGGAGTTCATGGTGCACTCGCTTCATGGTTACTTCGTGGCGCCCGGCAACCCGGACATTCCCACGGTCTTCCTCGTCGATCGGGTCCGCGACGGCCGGTCCTTCGTCTCGCGATCCGTAAAAGCCGTGCAGAACGGCAAGGCGATCTTCGTGATGCAGGCTAGCTTCCACATCCGCGACGATGTCGGCCCCGAGCATTCCGACCTTATCCGCGAGGTGCCACCGCCCGAGGATGTCGCTCCTGCTGGTCGCGACGCCACCCCAGTCTTCCACGCCTTTGAAGAGGAATGGGCTGACTGGGACGTCCGCATCGTGCCGCCGGATCAGTACGAACACAACAAGTACACCGCATCCCAGCAGGTGGTGTGGTTCCGCACGAAGCATCGCCTGCCCGATGACGAAATGTTGCATGTCTGCACCCTGGCCTACATGTCGGACATGACGCTGCTGTCTTCCGCACTCGTGCCGCATCGGGATCAGAAGGTGCAGGAGGCCAGCCTGGACCACGCAATGTGGTTTTTGCGCCCCTTCCGCGCTGACGAATGGTTGCTCTACGACCAGATTTCACCGTCGGCCCACGCAGGGCGCTCGCTGACCCACGGCAGAATCTTCAACCAGAGCGGCGACCTCGTTGCGGTTGTCACCCAAGAGGGGTTGACCCGCACCCTGCGCGATGGGGCGCAAAACATCCCGCTGAAGGACCGGCAGCTCGGGCAGAAGAAGTAA